AAGGCAGTCTCTACTTTAATAAAGAGCCGTACAGGTGCCTTGATAGTACTTGAGAGGGATGTAGGCCTAAACGACTATCTTGAATCAGGAGTGGTAATTGACGGGCAGGTAACTCGTGCCTTGCTCTGCACAATATTTGACAAGGGATCCCGGTTGCATGACGGCGCAGTGATTATCCAGAAAGGCAGGCTTTCAGTGGCTGGGTGCGTGCTGCCCTTGAGCATGAATCCGAACATCAGTAAGCGCCTGGGCACAAGACACAGGGCGGCCATAGGCATAACCGAGCAAACTGATGCTGTGGCAGTGGTGGTTTCCGAAGAGACCGGCAGTCTCTCTGTGGCCATTGCCGGGAAAATCACCAGAGACATAGATCCCGATACGCTCAGACGTATCCTGCATAACACCTTTGCAGGTGAAGAGACTGAAAAACCATGGTGGCGAAGGAGGATAGCTTAGTCTGTGCACCGGCGAGGTCTTTTTCGTAAAGATTGGGTCCCCAAGCTCCTCTCATTGGCATTTGCTTTGCTGCTTTGGTTCTTTGTGGTTGGAGGGGAAAAGGCCGAGGTAAGCGTCTCCATTCCGCTTGAAGTAGTAAACATACCCGCAGGCCTGGTAATAGCAAACGATATTCCTTCCAATATTAATGTGAGGGTCTATGGCCCCCGCAGCCTGATTCGTACCATGGCTGCCAAGGGTATTTTGAAGGTAATTGATCTTAAAGACGCAACACCGGGCAAAATCACTGTCCATATATCACCCGATAGCCTTTCTTTGCCCGGTGCGGTCAGGGCGCTCAGGATACAGCCCAGCAATGTTGAAATAATGCTGGAGCCTCTCGTGTTAAGTGATTTTCCAGTAAAACCGGTTCTAAAAGGTACGGCTGCCAAATATTACAAAGTGCTGGACGCGTATGTAACCCCTCCGAGGGTAGTCCTTTCAGGGCCTGAAAGTGTAATAAAGGCCATGAAAGAAGTAAAGACATTCCCAGTGGATATTGAAGGGGCTTCGGATGAGATTACCAGGAAGGTAGGCCTGGATCTTCAGGGACTTAATGTGTCGCTCGAAGAAAAGGCAACATATAAAGTCACTGTACGTATAGTGCCTGTCCATGGGATAAGGCGCATCACTCATATACCGGTGTACATTGAAAACAACGAAGCAGGCGCTTCATGGTGGCCCAGAATAGTAAGTGTGACTTTACGGGGATCCTTACTGGATCTCAGAGAAATCGAGGCCAAAGATATACATGTAAGGATTTCGATAAAGGGTCTTGGGCCCGGCATCCACTCGTTGGAGCCTGAATGCATTGTCCCTGAAGGATTCACATTAATGGAAATAACGCCTCGAAATATCAAAGTGAATATTCCCAAGGGCTCGCAAATAAATAAGTGAAATGTAAACCGCTTCAAGGCAGGATATAACGGGTCACCGAATATTTACTGTTAAATGTCGAATTATAGAAGGAATCCAGGAGGTCATCAAATGCGCAAGTTGTTCGGCACAGACGGCATTCGCGGGATGGCTAACATCCATCCCATGACTACTGATATTGCCATGAAGATCGGCCGTGCCGTAGCCTATATGTTTAGAAATCGTCGCGGGCGCCATCCCAGGATACTTATAGGGAAGGACACCCGGTTGTCGTGCTATATGCTGGAGAATGCGCTTGCAGCCGGAATATGTTCAATGGGAGTGGATGTTTTGCTGCTGGGGCCCATGCCTACTCCGGCCATTGCATTTCTTACCGCCAATATGAGAGCTGATGCCGGGGTAGTTATATCAGCGTCCCATAATCCCTTTCAGGATAATGGGATAAAACTCTTTTCGGGTGAGGGCTTTAAATTGCCCGATGAATTAGAGGAACGAATAGAGGAACTGATGGATTCTGAGGCCCTGATAAAATCCCAGCCGACAGGACAGAATGTCGGCAAGGCCTTCCGCATTGACGATGCCCCCGGCAGGTACATAGTATTTCTGAAAAATACGTTTCCAAAGGATCTTGCCCTGGATGGCGTTAAGGTCGTGCTGGACTGTGCACATGGTGCGACCTACAAGGTGGCTCCTGCTGTTTTTGAAGAGCTTGGGGCCGATGTAATCAGATTGGGAGTGAGCCCGAACGGCACCAATATTAACTACAGGTGCGGAGCCATTTATCCTGAACTCATACAGAAGGCCGTGGGCGAGCACAACGCCGATATCGGGATCGCTCTTGACGGTGATGGTGATCGTGTAATAGTAGTTGACGAAAAGGGTTCAGTGGTCAATGGAGATCACCTTATGGCAATATGCGCCTATGATATGATTGACAGGGGCAGACTCAACTTTAATACCGTAGTGGCGACGGTTATGAGCAATATAGGACTTGAGGTCGCCCTGGAGAATAAAGGCGGGCGTCTGGTCAGAACGCAGGTTGGTGACCGCTACGTAGTGGAGACCATGAGGAGGACAGGTTACAACTTCGGTGGTGAGCAGTCAGGACACCTGATATTCCTGGATCATATAACTACAGGAGATGGCATCCTGGCTGCCCTGCAGCTTCTGGCTATCATGCAAAGGAAAGAAAGGCCCCTTTCAGGACTTGCCGACATAATGGATTCCTTTCCCCAGGTACTACATAATGTCCGCGTGCGGGAAAAGAAGAACGTGGATGAAATTGCCGGTCTCAAGGAACTCAAGGACCAGTTAGAGAAAGATCTTAAACGCAGAGGCAGAATACTTGTCAGGGCCTCCGGCACTGAGCCGGTTATACGCATAATGGTTGAAGGTGAAAAAGAGGAGCAGATTCACGCCATAGCCCTGACGATGGGTAATCATATTAAGTCGGTCTTCGGTATTTAGTATTCCTGACAGGCCCTCAGTCTCAGTCCGCCTTTTGCCTGATAAAGGCAGGGATGTCCAATTCACTGTCGTCCAGCTTGTCAAGGCCCTCAAAGTTTGATATCTGTTTTCTCGGCCTTTTTTTCAGGCCTGATTCCAATATGTGATTCATTTGGATGCAGGTCGTCGGATCACGATCCGGTTTCACAGTTTTATTCTTTTTCTTTATGGATTCTATGTGCTTTTCAAGGGATGGAGCAACAGTCCCTATGCCGGTGGCTATGACTGTTATCCTGATCTCTTCGTCTATGCCGTCGTCAAATACGGTACCGAGGATGATATTGGCGTCCTCATGGGCCTCGTCACGAATCAAGGATGATGACTGCTCCACCTCCTCCATACTCAGGGTAGAACTGCTTGCAGTGATATTGATCAGTATGCCCCTGGCTCCGCTTATGGAGATGTCTTCGAGCAATGGATTGGCTATGGCCATTTGTACTGCCTCCAGTGCCCTGCGCGATCCCCTGGCAACACCGGTACCCATGAGGGCCATCCCCATTTCAGCCGTGACAGTGCGAACATCCGCAAAATCCACGTTTATATATCCCTTCAGGACTATGAGGTCTGAAATACCTCTTACTGCATAGTAGAGGACCTCGTCTGCCTTTCGGAACATCTCGAGTATCGGGGTGTTAGGCTGTGCAAGACTTCTGAGACGGTCGTTTGGTATGGTTATTATGGTATCTACAACATCTTTTAATTCTTTTATCCCTTCTTCTGCAACTTGCGTCCTGCGATTTCCTTCAAAGGAAAAAGGTTTTGTCACTACCGCTACTGTAAGGGCGCCGATTTCCTTACTGATTTCGGCAATGACGGGGGCCCCTCCGGTGCCGGTGCCTCCGCCCATGCCGGCAGTGATGAAGACCATATCGCTTCCTTCCAGCATTGCCCGGATATCGTCTACGCTCTCTTCTGCGGCCTCCCTGCCGATTTCAGGTTTTGCCCCTGCTCCGAGTCCCCTGGTGAGCCCTTTACCCAGTTGAATCTTATTAGAGGCCAAAGACATTTCAAGGGCCTGGGAATCCGTATTTGCAGCCACAAATTCAACCCCCTTGAGTTCGGAGGCTATCATGTTGTTAATAGCGTTTCCGCCTCCGCCTCCGACTCCTATTGCCTTTATCTTTGCACTGAGGTTTGGTTCTATAAACTCAAACGACATATGTTTGGTCCTCCAACTGATATTTAAATCTTGAACCATGACTTCATGCGAAGGGTTACCCGATTGAATATGTTTCCATCCCTTATCCGGAATTTCTTTCTGGGTTGACTTTCCATGCCGAAGAGCACAAGACCCACGGCAGTAGCGAACATGGGTCCGTTGACCACGTCCACCAGGCCGGAGATCCGTTGCGGAAAACCGATTCTCGTCGGCAACTGGAATACCTGGTCTGCGATCTCGGCAATTCCGGGCAGCAGGGCAGAGCCTCCGGTTATAACAACTCCTCCGGCCAATAGTTCTTTAAGTCCCGTCCGTTCCATTTCCTGGTCAATCAGTGTAAAAATCTCCTCCACCCTGGGCTCAAGTATCTCAGACAATATGTGTCTGGACAGAAGCCTGGGTTTGCGCCCTCCCACACTGGGGACTTCTATCATCTGGTCTTTATCCACAAGGGAACTGAGGCAACTGCCGTGACGTGTCTTTATTTGTTCGGCCTCCTTGACAGGCGTCCTTAACCCGACTGCTATGTCATTAGTAAGGTTGTTACCGCCAAGTCCCAGCACCGCCGTGTGTTTTATTGCACCATCAGTAAACAGGGCAAGATCCGTGGTGCCGCCCCCGAAGTCCACAAGGGCCACCCCGAGGTCCTTTTCTTCCTGGGTTAGGACGGCCTCGGCCGAGGCAAGGGGCTGAAAAACTATGTCAACTACATCGAGTCCCGCCCTGTTTGCGCACTTGATAAGGTTCTGGGCAGCCGTAACCGCTCCTGTTACTATATGTACCTTGGCTTCCAGCCTTACCCCGGTCATACCGACAGGATCCAGGATCCCTCTCTGCTCATCCACCATATACTCTTGAGGCAGAATATGAATAACCTCCCTGTCGAGGGGTATGGCCACCGCCCTTGCCGCATCTATGACCCTGTCAACGTCCTCCTGGGAGACCTCCTGGCCCTTTACAGCTATCACCCCATGGCTATTGAAGCCTTTTATATGGCCGCCGGCAATGCCGATTAACACAGAGCCTATCTCGCACCCGGCCATGAGCTCCGCCTCTTCCATAGCCCTCCGTATGGAATCAACGGTGTTGTCTATATTGACAACCACTCCCTTCCGGAGACCTACGGAAGGGTGAGTTCCCACGCCTATAATATCAGCACCCTTACTGTTGAATTCACTCACTACCGCACATATTTTAGTGGTGCCGATATCCAGACCGACGATTATGTCACCCGGCCTCTCGACCATTTCCTCTCCTAATCTTTCAGACTGACCAGGGCCTGACCGGGACCGTAGTCCAGTTCAACTTTAGCCACTTTTTTATATTTTCCTGAACTATAAAGTTGATACAGGACTTTTTCCGCCTTACTGAACTGAGAGTTGAGGTCTTCAGTATCAAAGTGAAAAGGAATACCGCTGTCAGCCGTATAGAGTATTAAGGTGTCTTTTCCGGCTATGTGTATCTGGCTTATGTTATTGACACCCAGAGTTCTTGTACCTCTGCCTGCCATGGATATTAATTCCAGGGCCTTTTGGATCTGGTGATCTGGTGATTCGGTGATCTGGTGATTCTCTGTGTACTTCGGATCAATTCCTGTGATGATGGGAAGAGATACGGGCTCTTCCGCAGAAAGTAGTTCATCGATAATCTTACCCTGCTCATCAATCAAATAGATCTTGTCAGAATTCAATAGGGCTACCGGAGTGCGTTCTTTGATCGTGATCATCAAGTGGTCCGGCAGCTCTCTCTCAACTTCAACGGCATTGACCCAGGGATGCGCCTCTATGTTCGTTGCGATTGATTCCAGATCGAGAGACATGAGATTGTCCCGGGCGGTTACACCGCTGATCTGCAAAACCTCCTCTTCTGTGAGATGATTGCAGCCTTTCACCAGGACCTGGCCGACCCTGAAAAGTTCAGACCGACATACCCAATGCCAACACACAAAAAGGCCGGCAAGAACCAGGCATGCCGAGGCCATGGCGATCAACATTTTGGGATGGATAGACCACGATACCGGAAATATCAGACTGGTCCACGGGCCTGATCCATGCATTGAAGACCTGAATTCTGTGGACGTCCTTCTGATCTTCATGTCTCCATACCCCAAACAGACACCTCCGGGACAAGTTTAATGCCAGTCTCTTTTTGTACGCGCTCCCTGATGATTTTTAGCAGATCCACTACCTGTAGAGCACTGGCTTTTCCGCAGTTCACAATAAAGTTTGCATGCCTTTTGGATATCTCGGCATCACCGATTCTAAGACCCTTGAGTCCGCACCGGTCTATGAGCCTTCCTGCTGAATCTCCCGGGGGATTTCTGAAAATACACCCTGCACTCGGTTCTCCTGCAGGCTGGGTGGCCCTCCGTTTGAGCATCACCCTTTTGACACGGCGCCTGATCCGATCGGGATCGGCTTTGCAGAGTTGAATCCTTGCGGCAGAGATAAGGGCCCTGTCCGGAAGCCTTAAGGACCTGTAATCAAATTGCAGTCTATCTCTCCGGAGCCAGCAACTCCCATCAGGGCCTGTAAATTGTACAGCTTCTATTGCTTCTGACATGGAAAACTTGTTAGTGCCTGCGTTCATGGCTATGGCCCCCCCTATACTTGCCGGAATACCCGAAAGATTCTCAAGGCCGGACAGGCCGTTGCGTATGGACCAGGAAACAAAGGAATCCAGCCTGCATCCTGCCCCTACGGACACTGTTTTAAGGAAATGGCCACGGGGGGAGGAATGGATACTGTTCAAAGCTGCAAGGCTCATGACTATCTTCACGCCTTTATCGCTGATCAACAGGTTGCTTCCCCGGCCCAGCACCTTATAGGGTATGGAGCGATTACTGAGGTAAGAAATAGTCTGCTCAAGGGCCTTCAAACTGCCCGGAACCAGGAACAGATGCGCGGGCCCGCCTATCCGGAAGCTTGTAAGTGGTAAAAGAGGAACATCCTCACGTACCTGGAGATCTCTTATTTTTTTCAGATCCTCAGAAAGCAATCGCTGGCTCCTTTGTCTTAAGCATGTCCAGAATTTTCGTTCCTATACGGCCTATAGTGCCGGCACCGAGTGTTATGACCACGTCATCCTCCTGGAGACTTGATATAATTGCCCCGGGAAGGTCCCCGCAGGACTCCACATAATGCACCTGCCTGCCCTGTTTATCCCTGATATTTCTGGCCAGACGTCTTCCACTGACTCCGACTATGGGGGTTTCGCCGGCTGGATAGATCTCTGTCAGCCACAGTTCATCAGCCTCCCCAAAGGCCGTGGTGAAATCGTCCATTAACATCCGGGTCCTGCTGTACCGGTGGGGTTCAAAAAGAACCACGAACCGGCGTTCAGGCCAACATGTCCTGGCAGCCGCGAGTGTGGCCAGTATCTCAGTAGGGTGGTGCGCATAATCATCCACTATTGTTATCCCTTCTGCCTCACCCAGTATCTCAAATCGTCTGCCTACACCTTCATATGACATGAGACCGGTCCGGATCTTGTGAAAGGGTATCTCAAGTTCAAGGCCCAGGGCCATTGCAGCCAGGGAATTTCTTACATGGTGCAGCCCCGGGACCTTGAGTTGTATCCTGCCGAGTTCGGCGTTCTGCCACCAGGCCCTGAAGGATGCTCCCAGGCCTTCGAAGTGTATGTCTCTGGCCTGCAGATCAGACTCGGGTCCTGTCCCGTAAGTCATTACCCGTTTTTTTACTGCCGGGAGCATCTCTCTGAGGCGGGGGTCATCTCCGCAGAGTATGGCAAGGCCATAGAAAGGGATTTTGTCTATGAAGTCCAGAAAACACCGGATTATGGCATTCATGTCTGCATAATAGTCCAGGTGCTCTCTGTCTATATTGGTTACCACGGCTATGCTTGGCGTAAGGCGCAGGAAACTCCCGTCACTCTCATCGGCTTCTGCTATCAGGAACTCGCCCTGTCCCCAACAGGCATTGCTTCCAATACCATTCACCTTTCCCCCTATGATGACCGTCGGATCAAGGCCGGCTGCGCGAAGCACAGAAGAGATCATAGAGGTCGTGCTGGTCTTTCCGTGAGCACCGGCCACTGCTATGCCGAACTTCTTGAGCCGCATCAATTCCGCAAGCATTTCAGCCCTCGGTATGACAGGAATTTGAGAGGAATAGGCCTCCTGGACTTCGGGGTTGCTTTCCCTGACGGCAGAAGAAATCACCACTACATCGGCTCCCTGAATATTTTCAGGGGCATGACCCTTATAGATTATGCCCCCCAGCTTATTGAGACACCTGGTGATTTCAGTCTCACATAAATCAGAACCTGTGATTGTATATCCAAGATTGAGAAGGACCCTTGCAAGTCCGCTCATGCCTATTCCGCCGATTCCCACAAAATGAATATGCTGTTTTTTATACATGACTATGCAGTGTAGAATCTTTCAATGAATTATTCCCTGCTTCAGAACATGAAAGACTATGGCAGGCCATCTTTATCAGCGTGGCGGCTATTTCTGCGGCTGCCATGGGTCTTCCGAGTTTTCGAGCATTTTTCCCCATATTAGCGAGTTTTTCAGGATCCTCAAGCAAGGACTGTATCTCTCCTGCCAGTTTGACAGCACCTATTTCTCCCTCCCGGAAATATTTTGCAGCCCCGGCCACAGACAGTTCTCTGGCATTGGCCTCTTGATGCATATCTGTTGCCGATGGATAGGGAATCAGTATAGAGGGCCTTCCAAGGGCTGTGACCTCGGCCAGCGTACCTGCACCGGCCCGGCAGATAACCAGATCCGCCCAGGAATAGGATTCACCAATATCGGATATAAATGGAGTCACTCTGGCCGGAATGTCTGCGTCCTTGTAAAATTTCTCAATATCCGGCACATCCAGCTTACCGGTTTGGTGGATAATTTCCACATGAAAACCGGATTGCCACAAGACCTGAATGGCCGAACAGACAAGCCGGTTCAGGCATCTGGCACCCTGACTTCCCCCCAGCACCAGGAGCCTGGAATCTGGTGATCTGGTGATCTGGTGATCTGGTGATTGAATAATGTCTTTCCGTATGGGATTTCCGGTGAA
Above is a genomic segment from Deltaproteobacteria bacterium containing:
- the ftsA gene encoding cell division protein FtsA, coding for MVERPGDIIVGLDIGTTKICAVVSEFNSKGADIIGVGTHPSVGLRKGVVVNIDNTVDSIRRAMEEAELMAGCEIGSVLIGIAGGHIKGFNSHGVIAVKGQEVSQEDVDRVIDAARAVAIPLDREVIHILPQEYMVDEQRGILDPVGMTGVRLEAKVHIVTGAVTAAQNLIKCANRAGLDVVDIVFQPLASAEAVLTQEEKDLGVALVDFGGGTTDLALFTDGAIKHTAVLGLGGNNLTNDIAVGLRTPVKEAEQIKTRHGSCLSSLVDKDQMIEVPSVGGRKPRLLSRHILSEILEPRVEEIFTLIDQEMERTGLKELLAGGVVITGGSALLPGIAEIADQVFQLPTRIGFPQRISGLVDVVNGPMFATAVGLVLFGMESQPRKKFRIRDGNIFNRVTLRMKSWFKI
- the murG gene encoding undecaprenyldiphospho-muramoylpentapeptide beta-N-acetylglucosaminyltransferase; the encoded protein is MDIAIRNPQSVIRNPDHQTTKLVVAGGGTGGHVFPGIAVAEAMEIYGHVDVLWIGTGRPVEKDALSGRQWDYRILSTRPLRGSGLAGTICSLAGLPSSAARAFLWLKSFRPHVVLGVGGYVSGPVLLAARILRVSVAIHEQNLIPGLTNRLASRFAKTVFVSFKETARYFPKNRVIFTGNPIRKDIIQSPDHQITRSPDSRLLVLGGSQGARCLNRLVCSAIQVLWQSGFHVEIIHQTGKLDVPDIEKFYKDADIPARVTPFISDIGESYSWADLVICRAGAGTLAEVTALGRPSILIPYPSATDMHQEANARELSVAGAAKYFREGEIGAVKLAGEIQSLLEDPEKLANMGKNARKLGRPMAAAEIAATLIKMACHSLSCSEAGNNSLKDSTLHSHV
- a CDS encoding UDP-N-acetylmuramate--L-alanine ligase, with protein sequence MYKKQHIHFVGIGGIGMSGLARVLLNLGYTITGSDLCETEITRCLNKLGGIIYKGHAPENIQGADVVVISSAVRESNPEVQEAYSSQIPVIPRAEMLAELMRLKKFGIAVAGAHGKTSTTSMISSVLRAAGLDPTVIIGGKVNGIGSNACWGQGEFLIAEADESDGSFLRLTPSIAVVTNIDREHLDYYADMNAIIRCFLDFIDKIPFYGLAILCGDDPRLREMLPAVKKRVMTYGTGPESDLQARDIHFEGLGASFRAWWQNAELGRIQLKVPGLHHVRNSLAAMALGLELEIPFHKIRTGLMSYEGVGRRFEILGEAEGITIVDDYAHHPTEILATLAAARTCWPERRFVVLFEPHRYSRTRMLMDDFTTAFGEADELWLTEIYPAGETPIVGVSGRRLARNIRDKQGRQVHYVESCGDLPGAIISSLQEDDVVITLGAGTIGRIGTKILDMLKTKEPAIAF
- a CDS encoding TIGR00159 family protein — protein: MFNNLISYIPIIRWQDVVDILVVSYIIYRVILLIRGTRAVQMAAGLAVIIVIYFAAGELKLFTLHWLLGTVLSSLFLLIIIIFQDDIRRALAQMGQTPFPKFRVKTFQALEEIAKAVSTLIKSRTGALIVLERDVGLNDYLESGVVIDGQVTRALLCTIFDKGSRLHDGAVIIQKGRLSVAGCVLPLSMNPNISKRLGTRHRAAIGITEQTDAVAVVVSEETGSLSVAIAGKITRDIDPDTLRRILHNTFAGEETEKPWWRRRIA
- a CDS encoding cell division protein FtsZ, whose product is MSFEFIEPNLSAKIKAIGVGGGGGNAINNMIASELKGVEFVAANTDSQALEMSLASNKIQLGKGLTRGLGAGAKPEIGREAAEESVDDIRAMLEGSDMVFITAGMGGGTGTGGAPVIAEISKEIGALTVAVVTKPFSFEGNRRTQVAEEGIKELKDVVDTIITIPNDRLRSLAQPNTPILEMFRKADEVLYYAVRGISDLIVLKGYINVDFADVRTVTAEMGMALMGTGVARGSRRALEAVQMAIANPLLEDISISGARGILINITASSSTLSMEEVEQSSSLIRDEAHEDANIILGTVFDDGIDEEIRITVIATGIGTVAPSLEKHIESIKKKNKTVKPDRDPTTCIQMNHILESGLKKRPRKQISNFEGLDKLDDSELDIPAFIRQKAD
- a CDS encoding phosphoglucosamine mutase, with protein sequence MRKLFGTDGIRGMANIHPMTTDIAMKIGRAVAYMFRNRRGRHPRILIGKDTRLSCYMLENALAAGICSMGVDVLLLGPMPTPAIAFLTANMRADAGVVISASHNPFQDNGIKLFSGEGFKLPDELEERIEELMDSEALIKSQPTGQNVGKAFRIDDAPGRYIVFLKNTFPKDLALDGVKVVLDCAHGATYKVAPAVFEELGADVIRLGVSPNGTNINYRCGAIYPELIQKAVGEHNADIGIALDGDGDRVIVVDEKGSVVNGDHLMAICAYDMIDRGRLNFNTVVATVMSNIGLEVALENKGGRLVRTQVGDRYVVETMRRTGYNFGGEQSGHLIFLDHITTGDGILAALQLLAIMQRKERPLSGLADIMDSFPQVLHNVRVREKKNVDEIAGLKELKDQLEKDLKRRGRILVRASGTEPVIRIMVEGEKEEQIHAIALTMGNHIKSVFGI
- a CDS encoding UDP-N-acetylenolpyruvoylglucosamine reductase encodes the protein MLSEDLKKIRDLQVREDVPLLPLTSFRIGGPAHLFLVPGSLKALEQTISYLSNRSIPYKVLGRGSNLLISDKGVKIVMSLAALNSIHSSPRGHFLKTVSVGAGCRLDSFVSWSIRNGLSGLENLSGIPASIGGAIAMNAGTNKFSMSEAIEAVQFTGPDGSCWLRRDRLQFDYRSLRLPDRALISAARIQLCKADPDRIRRRVKRVMLKRRATQPAGEPSAGCIFRNPPGDSAGRLIDRCGLKGLRIGDAEISKRHANFIVNCGKASALQVVDLLKIIRERVQKETGIKLVPEVSVWGMET